In the genome of Nonomuraea sp. NBC_00507, the window CACGCGCAGATCGGCGAGGGAAACCTGATCGAGCTGGTCCGCCGGGCCCATGCCGCGGGCCTGATCGGTGAGATCCAGGTGGCCGACGTACCCGGCCGCCACGAGCCGGGGACGGGGGAGATCAACTACCCGGCCGTCGCCCGTGCTCTGGCCGACCTCGGCTATGACGGCACGGTCGCGATGGAGGCGTGGGCCTCCCGCGACAGCGCCCTGGCCCTGGAGCGTTTCCGCTCCGCTTTCACCCTCTGAAACCCGACATACGGAGACCGCGCATGACCACCCAGCAGCCCCTCGCCGTCGGCCTTGCCGGAGCCGGACGGATGGGCGCCCTCCATGCCGAGACCCTGGCCCGCCGCCTTCCCGGTGTCCGGCTCGCCGCGCTGGCCGACCCGGTCCCCGGCGCCGCGCAGCGCCTGGCCGATCGGCTCGGCTGCCCCAAGGTGACGACCGACGTCGGCGAGTTGCTCGACGATCCGGACATCGACGCCGTGGTGATCGTCACCCCGGCGCGCACCCACGCCGACCTCGTCGAAGCGGCCGCCCAAGCGGGCAAGGCCGTCTATTGCGAGAAGCCCATGGCCGTCACGCTCGCCGAGGCCGACCGCGCCATCACCGCCGCCGCCAAAGCGGGCGTGCCTCTCCAGGTGGGCTTCAACCGGCGGTACGACACCGGCTTCCGCGCCGCCCACGACAAGATCGCCGCCGGCGCCATCGGCACACCCCAACTCCTGCGCTCCCTCACCCGCGACCCGAAACTGGCCGACCCGGCTCGCGTGCCGCCGTGGACGATTTTCCTGGAGACCCTCATCCACGACTTCGACACCCTGCGTTACCTCAACCCCGGCGCCGAAGCCGTCGAGGTCTTCGCCATGGCCGACGCCCTGGTCCGCCCCGACTTCAAAGCCGGCGGCCTGCTCGACACCGCTGTGGTCACCGTCCGCTTCGACAACGGCGCCATCGCCACGGCCGAGGCCAGCTTCCAGGCCGTCTACGGCTACGACGTACGCGGCGAGGTCTTCGGCTCGGCCGGCATGCTCACCATGGGCGACCTCCGCAGGACCCACCTCACCGCGTACGGCCCGGACGGCGTCGCCGCCGAGTGCGTCACCTACGACCAGGACCTCTTCCACGACGCCTACGTGGCCGAGCTGGCCGACTTCGCCGACTGCGTCCGCACCGGCCGCACTCCCGCGGTCACCGGCGAGGACGCCCGCGCCGCCCTGACCATCGCCCTCGCAGCCATCGAGTCGATCACCACCGGCGGCCCCGTCCGCGTCGGCGATCGCGAACACCTGTGACCTCACCGCGGCAGCCGATCACCCACGGTCTCCCACTGACGATCCCGCACTGGGGGTGCGAGCAGGCCTACCGCCAGGCGTTCCCGGACGCCTCAGCCGAGCCGCTGGCGGTGTCTTCGGCGCCTGCCACAGCCTGGACCTGCCCTTGCTGTTCGGCACCCCTCACCCGATGCTGCTGGGCCCCGAGCCCTCGCCCGAAGCCCAGACGCTGTCGGCCCGCTTCCGCACGGTCTGGACCGCCTTCGCCGCCACCGGCGACCCCGGCTGGCCTCCGTACGATCCCCAGCGGGGTGTTGTCCCTGGGAACGCTGCGTAATGTCGATACTTGCCCCCAGTGGTCGATGTGTCCGCCTTCGGATCACCGCTCCGATACGTTGGGCATATGGCGACCGCCCACCTTCAAGCCCCCCAAACCGTGCAGGCGGCGCCTTCCAGGCTCGCGTGGCTGGATGCGCTGCGCGGCATCGGTGCGCTCGCGGTCGTCGGCGAACACCTGACGACCTGGGCCATGCCCTGGCTGCGGCCCACCGCGTTCAACCTGGGCATGTACGGCGTGCTGGTGTTCTTCCTGGTCAGCGGATACATCATCCCGACCTCGCTGGAACGACACGGCGACGTGCGGGCCTTCTGGGTCGGCCGCCTTTTTCGCCTCTACCCGCTCTACCTCACGGTCATCGGCTTGGTTCTGGCCCTGGCGTGGTGGATCCCGATCCGTCCGGAGGTGGCCCGCGACGCTTCTTCGGTGGCCGCGCACGCCACGATGCTGATGGACGCGGTAGGAGCGGCCGGTGTGCTGAACACCATGTGGACGCTGTCGTACGAGATGCTCTTCTATCTGCTGGTCGTCGCGCTGTTCGTGACCGGCTGGCGCGACAGACGCGGTGCGCTCCCGGTTCTGTTCGCCTTGATCGCTCTCATCGCAGGCCTCGTGCTATCCGGGCCGCCACTGTCGGGCACCTGGCTGGCCTGGCTGTCGATGGCCACGTTTGTCATCGGCGTGACCTGTGTGATCTCGGGGCGCGCGGGTACCGCCGGAGCCTGTGTCCTGGGCGTCATGGCGCTGACATTGATCCTGAGCAGTCGCGTGCCATGGTTCGCCGCGGCGATGCTCGCCATCATGTTCACCGGCACCGCGATCCGCCGGTGGGAGCATGGCCAGGGCCGGCTGTGGCCGGTGGCCATCGCCGCCTTACTCGTGACGTCGACGCCTGTCTGGGCGACCAACGCCGGCTGGTGGTGGGTCCAGCCGGACGTGTGGGGCCTGACCATCGTCCTGGCCGGCACCACCTTCGCCGGCGCGATGGCCTGGCGGGGCCGCCGCGTTCCCGCCTTCCTCGCCTGGCTCGGCACTATCAGCTACTCCCTCTACCTGGTACACCTGCCGATCCTCCTCATCGTCATGCAGCTGACGGGAGAGATGCGCTGGTCACCCATGCCCCTGCAGATCGGCATCAGCGTCGCCTTCCTCAGCGTGCTCCTGCCGAGCAGTTGGCTGACCCATCGATTGGTCGAGAAGCCCTTGCAGCGCGTCGGCCGCCGCCTGGCCGACCGGCGCGCCGGCGCCGCCCGCGCGACGGCATGACAAACGCCATCTAGTGCCGGACGACGGGCGCGGTGTGCTGGTCCAGCTCACCCCCCGCCGGAAGGAACGCCGCCGAGCAACTGGCCAAGGCCAGAGCGGCGCGTATCCCGCTGCCGCTCTTCTCGGCGAGTTGGGCCTCGTCATGAGCTTTCCTGGGCCGATGTGGTGTGCGCGAGTGAGGCGATCGGCATAGCAAGGATCATGGTGAGCCCGCCTCCGGGAGTTTCGTCGGGGGTCAGAGTGCCGCCCATGGCTTCGGCCAGGCCGCGGGACAGGGCCAGGCCGAGACCGACCCCGTTGTGTGTGTTCCGATCGCCGAGGCGCTGGAAGGGCTGAAAGACGCGGTCGTGGGCCTCGCGAGGGATGCCGGGGCCGCGGTCGATGATGCGGATCTCGACGTGTTCGCCGTGCCAGCTCGCGGTGATGAGGACCTTTTCCTGGGGCGGGCTGTAGCGGATGGCGTTGGAAGTGAGGTTGACCAGGATGCGCTCGAGCAGGGCGCCGTCGGCCATGATCTCGGGGAGCTCGATGTTGATGTCGGCGGCGATGCGGTGGCGAAGGGGGCCGAGGTCGTTCAGCGCGCGAGGGATGATCTCTTCCAGGGCGATGGGGTGGAGGGAGAGGCCGAGCACGCCGGCTTGCAGGCGGCTCATGTCGAGGAGGTTGTCCACCAGGCGAGACAGTTTGGCCAGGGATTCGTCGGCGGTGGCCAGCAGCTCGTCGCGGTCCTCGTCCGACCAGTCGAGGTCGGTGGTGCGCAGGCTTTCCACGGCGGCCTTGGCGGAGGCGAGCGGGGTACGCAGATCGTGGCTGACGGCGGCCAGCAGCGCGGTGCGCATCTTGTCGGCCTCGGCCAGGGGTTTGGCGCGTTCGGCCTGCTCGCGCAGACGTTCCTGGCGTAACGCGACGGCGGCCTCGGCGGCGAAGGCCTCCAGCACGCGCCGGTCGGCCGCATCCAGGAGGCGGCCGCAGGTGGCAAGGCTCAGCTGTTCGTCGATCACCACCATGGTGTCGGCCGCATCTGGGCTGGTGCAGGGCACCCCTCCGGCGGTGGCCACGATCCGCCAAACGTCAGGTTGGGACTGGTCGTCGGGGCCGGGTGCGCGGCTGAGCTCCAGAAGGGTGACGGAGGTCAGCCCGTACGTCTCTCGCAGGCGCGCCAGCAGGGAGGACAGGGCGGCCTCGCCGCGCAGGACGTGTCCGGCCAGGGTGGACAGCACTTCGGCGTCCGTGCCGGCGCGGGAGGCCTCCCTGGTACGCCGGGCGGCCAGGTCGACGATCGCGCTGACGGCGAGTGCGACGAGGACGAAGACCACCAGCGCGAGTAGCACCTCCGGGTCGGAGATGATCAGAGTGCGGTAGGGGCGGGTGAAGAAGTAGTTGAGCAGCAGGAACCCGGCGATGGCTGCGGTGATCGCGGGCCACAGGCCGCCGAGCAGCGCGGCGCAGATCACGCAGACGAGGAAGAGCAGGATCTGGGAGGGCAGGGTCAGCACGTCGCGCAGGCTGTACAGGATCGCGGTCAGGGACGGTAATCCGGCCAGGGTGAGGGACCATCCGGCCAGGCGGCGGCTGCGGGTCAGCGCGGCGGGGGAGCCGGTGCGGTGGCGCGGCGGGCGGGCCCGTTCGTGGGTGACCAGGTGCACATCGATAGGTCCGGACAATGCGGTGGTCTCCACGCCCACGCCCCGGGAGAACAGCTGCGCGAAGCGGCCGCGCCGGGAGGCGCCGAGGACGAGCTGGGTGGCGTTGACGCTGCGGGCGAAGTCGAGCAGCGCCCGGGGGATGTCATCGCCGACGACCTGGTGGTAGCTGCCACCGAGGTCCTCCACCAGGCTGCGGTGGCGGGCCAGGCCGGCCGGGTCGGCGCCGCGTAACCCGTCGGTCGTGGTGACGTGTACAGCCAGTAGGTCGGCGCCCTTGGTCCGGGCCGCGATGTGGGCGGCCCGGCGGATGAGAGTGTCGCCCTCCGGGCCGCCGGTCAGGGCGACCACGACGCGTTCGCGGGCTTCCCACGTGCCCGCGATGTGGTGGTCGGCGCGGTAGCGGTCGAGCTGCTGGTCGACCTTGCCGGCCACCCACAGCAGGGCCAGTTCGCGCAGGGCGGTGAGGTTGCCGACGCGGAAGTAGTTGGCCAGGGCCGCGTCCACTTTCTCCGGGGCGTAGATGTTGCCGTGGGCCATGCGGCGGCGCAGTGCCTCGGGGGACATGTCGACGAGCTCGATCTGGTCGGCGCGGCGGACGACCTCGTCGGGGACGGTCTCGCGCTGGGGTGCGCCGGTGATCTGCTGGACGACGTCGTTGACCGACTCCAGGTGCTGGATGTTGACGGTGGAGATCACGGTGATGCCGGCGTCCAGGATCTCCTCGATGTCCTGCCAGCGCTTGACGTTCTTCGAGCCTGGCACGTTGGTGTGGGCCAGTTCGTCGATGAGCACGATCTTGGGGTTGCGGGCCAGGACGGCGTCCACGTCGAGTTCGGTGAAGGTCGCGCCCCGGTAGGTCATCGTCTTGCGAGGGATGACCTCCATGCCGTCGAGCAGGGCGGCGGTGCGGGGGCGGTCGTGGGTTGCGACGTAGCCGACGACCACGTCCCGGCCGCGTTCGAGCCCACGGCGGCCCTCGCCGAGCATCGCGTAGGTCTTGCCCACCCCGGGCGCCGCGCCCAGGTAGACCCGCAGCCGACCACGCGTTGTCTTCATCGGTCACTCCAGCAGACGGTACGTTTTCACAAGTCTGACTATGACCGGTGATACCCAATGCCTGGCCTTCCAGGACCCACGATGGAACCGCGTGTCGCCTTGGGACGACACCACGGCTAGGGCGATCGAGGCGACCGGGCTGGAGCGCTCGTCCTGCTGGGCTGGCCGCACGGCGCCACCCTGGCGGTCCGCTACGCCACCGAGCACCCGGACCGCGTCGCCGGGCTGGTGCTCATCGACGGCGCCTTCCCGATCAGCATGTTCGCCAGGCCGGGCAGGAGGCCGTCCGCGCCCAGTTCCGCAAGCTGGGCTGGATCATGTGGCTGCTGGCGCGCTTCGGCCTGTCGGCCCGGATGAGCCCGGGGCAATGCGCCGAGGTCGTGATCGAGATGGACGCCGCCAACGCCGAGCTCGACTTCGCGGCTCTGACGGTGCCGACGATGTTCGTCGTGGGCACCGGCGCCCACCCCGGTGCCGGCGAGGAGGAGGTCCGCACCATGCGGGCGGCCACCTCCGTCGCCATCGCGCGCAACGAGCTGGTCTCCGTCTTCGCGACCTCACCGGCCAACCATGTCCGTCTCCTGGCCAAGGACACCGACACCGTGGTGGCGGCCATCGAAGCCGTCACCACGGCCTGCCGCGCTCGGACGTGATCAGTACGGGCCGGCCCCAGCATCCAAGATCCTTCCCGCCGAACCATCACGTTCGGCCGGTCAGACCGAGATCAGATTCACCGGAGATCAGACACTTCCAGCCGAGCAGGACAAACA includes:
- a CDS encoding Gfo/Idh/MocA family oxidoreductase, whose protein sequence is MTTQQPLAVGLAGAGRMGALHAETLARRLPGVRLAALADPVPGAAQRLADRLGCPKVTTDVGELLDDPDIDAVVIVTPARTHADLVEAAAQAGKAVYCEKPMAVTLAEADRAITAAAKAGVPLQVGFNRRYDTGFRAAHDKIAAGAIGTPQLLRSLTRDPKLADPARVPPWTIFLETLIHDFDTLRYLNPGAEAVEVFAMADALVRPDFKAGGLLDTAVVTVRFDNGAIATAEASFQAVYGYDVRGEVFGSAGMLTMGDLRRTHLTAYGPDGVAAECVTYDQDLFHDAYVAELADFADCVRTGRTPAVTGEDARAALTIALAAIESITTGGPVRVGDREHL
- a CDS encoding acyltransferase family protein: MATAHLQAPQTVQAAPSRLAWLDALRGIGALAVVGEHLTTWAMPWLRPTAFNLGMYGVLVFFLVSGYIIPTSLERHGDVRAFWVGRLFRLYPLYLTVIGLVLALAWWIPIRPEVARDASSVAAHATMLMDAVGAAGVLNTMWTLSYEMLFYLLVVALFVTGWRDRRGALPVLFALIALIAGLVLSGPPLSGTWLAWLSMATFVIGVTCVISGRAGTAGACVLGVMALTLILSSRVPWFAAAMLAIMFTGTAIRRWEHGQGRLWPVAIAALLVTSTPVWATNAGWWWVQPDVWGLTIVLAGTTFAGAMAWRGRRVPAFLAWLGTISYSLYLVHLPILLIVMQLTGEMRWSPMPLQIGISVAFLSVLLPSSWLTHRLVEKPLQRVGRRLADRRAGAARATA
- a CDS encoding sensor histidine kinase KdpD, translating into MKTTRGRLRVYLGAAPGVGKTYAMLGEGRRGLERGRDVVVGYVATHDRPRTAALLDGMEVIPRKTMTYRGATFTELDVDAVLARNPKIVLIDELAHTNVPGSKNVKRWQDIEEILDAGITVISTVNIQHLESVNDVVQQITGAPQRETVPDEVVRRADQIELVDMSPEALRRRMAHGNIYAPEKVDAALANYFRVGNLTALRELALLWVAGKVDQQLDRYRADHHIAGTWEARERVVVALTGGPEGDTLIRRAAHIAARTKGADLLAVHVTTTDGLRGADPAGLARHRSLVEDLGGSYHQVVGDDIPRALLDFARSVNATQLVLGASRRGRFAQLFSRGVGVETTALSGPIDVHLVTHERARPPRHRTGSPAALTRSRRLAGWSLTLAGLPSLTAILYSLRDVLTLPSQILLFLVCVICAALLGGLWPAITAAIAGFLLLNYFFTRPYRTLIISDPEVLLALVVFVLVALAVSAIVDLAARRTREASRAGTDAEVLSTLAGHVLRGEAALSSLLARLRETYGLTSVTLLELSRAPGPDDQSQPDVWRIVATAGGVPCTSPDAADTMVVIDEQLSLATCGRLLDAADRRVLEAFAAEAAVALRQERLREQAERAKPLAEADKMRTALLAAVSHDLRTPLASAKAAVESLRTTDLDWSDEDRDELLATADESLAKLSRLVDNLLDMSRLQAGVLGLSLHPIALEEIIPRALNDLGPLRHRIAADINIELPEIMADGALLERILVNLTSNAIRYSPPQEKVLITASWHGEHVEIRIIDRGPGIPREAHDRVFQPFQRLGDRNTHNGVGLGLALSRGLAEAMGGTLTPDETPGGGLTMILAMPIASLAHTTSAQESS